The following DNA comes from Mycobacteroides immunogenum.
TACTCCGCTGCTGGGGGTATGCCTGGGGCATCAGGCCATCGGCGTGGCGTTCGGCGGCACCGTCGATCGCGCACCGGAGCTGTTGCACGGCAAGACCAGCACCGTCGAGCATGAAGATGCCGGAGTGCTGCGCGGTCTGCCGAACCCGTTCACCGCCACCAGGTATCACTCGTTGACCATCCTGCCGGACACGGTGCCCGACGGGCTTCGGGTGATCGCGCGCACCGCCAGCGGCGTGATCATGGGTGTCATGCACACCGAATATCCGATCCACGGGGTGCAGTTCCATCCCGAGTCGATCCTCACCGAGGGCGGACATCGGATGCTCGCCAACTGGCTCACCTATTGCGGTGCGTCCCTTGATGAGCCGCTGGTGCGCTCGCTGGAGGCCGAGGTCGCCGCGGCGCTGAACGGAGTCACCGGACGCGTCGCCGCGCTGGGCGGCTAGGACCTGTTTAGCCCGCGCCGAAGCGCAGCTTTATGGGGCCGTTGTAGCCGGCACCGGCGCCTGCGGGCGGATCCTGGTACACCACCCGGGCACGATTGTTGCCATCGGACGGCACGTCCTCGGTGGTCAATCCCCCGCCTTGCCAGCCGGCCTGGTACAGCATGGGCTCGGCGTCGGTCCAGAACTTGCCCATGATGTTCGGCATGCGGAACTGGCCGCCGTTGGACACCCGGATCTCGATGACCCCGTCCTCAGCGAATGGTGTGTTCGCAGGCGGGTTGGTGCTCAGGATCTGTCCCTTGGATTCGGGGCTGGGCACCGGGATCACGGTGGGGGGCGCGGTGAATCCGTAGGTGGGCAGATTCTTGAGAGCCACATCGATGTTCTGGCCGACGAGGTCCGGCGCGGGCTTCTCGCCCGGCCCCTTACCCACCACGATGGTGATGTTGTTGGTGACCGCCGAGTACTGACCGGCCGGCGGGTTGGTGGCCATGACGCGGCCCTTGTCCTCGGGCAGTGACTTGGTCTCGCTCTGGGTGAAGGTGCCCTTGAAGCCGGCGCTTTGCAGCTTCTTCACGGCGTCGCCGAAGCTCAGACCGTGGCAGTCGGGTACCTGTTGGCTCTCCGGGCCGATGGACACGTTGAGGGTGACTTCAGCGCCCGCGGAAACCGTGGAGCCCTTGGCCGGGTCGGTGTCGATCACCTTGTCGGGCGCCACCTTCGAGCTGGTGTTCTTTTGGACCTTGGTCTTGAACCCAAGGTTCTGCAGCGCCGCGACGGCGTCGGACTGAGACTTGCCGGTGACATCGGGAACCTGCACATCGCGAGAGGGCCCATTACCCAAGATGATGGCGAAGGTGACGATGACGGTCAGTACCACCAGGGCGGCCAGGCCGACCAGCCAGCGGCTCAGCGGATTACGGCGCGGCTCCTCGTACTGGTTCGGCAGCGGGCCGGTCTGGGGTCCCGGGGACGGGAAGGCCCGGGTGTTGGACGGCGTGCTGAGCATGGTGCTGCGTTCGGCGTCCGTCAGCACCTTGGGTGCTTCGGGCTGCTCGCCCTGGTACACGCGCATCAGGTCGGCGCGCATCTCGGCGGCGTTCTGATAGCGATTATCAGGATTCTTTGAAAGTGCCTTGAGCACAACGGAATCCAAACCAGGGGGAATCTCTGGGTTGTGCTTGGACGGTGCGACGGGATCTTCGCGCACATGCTGGTAGGCCACCGCGACCGGCGAGTCGCCCACGAAAGGCGGTTCCCCGGTGAGCAGTTCATAGAGAACGCAGCCCAGCGAATAAACATCGGAGCGGGCGTCGACGGTCTCGCCACGGGCCTGTTCCGGCGAAAGGTACTGCGCGGTGCCGATTACCGCTGCGGTCTGCGTGACGCTGTTGCCAGCGTCGGAGACCGCGCGTGCGATGCCGAAGTCCATCACCTTCACCGCGCCGGTCTTGCTGATCATGATGTTGGCGGGCTTGACGTCGCGGTGGATGATGCCGTGCTGGTGGCTGAAGTTGAGTGCC
Coding sequences within:
- the pknB gene encoding Stk1 family PASTA domain-containing Ser/Thr kinase, with the translated sequence MTTPQHLSDRYELGEILGYGGMSEVHLARDLRLNRDVAIKVLRADLARDPSFYLRFRREAQNAAALNHPAIVAVYDTGEAETATGPLPYIVMEYVDGITLRDIVKDDGPMPIRRAIEVIADSCQALNFSHQHGIIHRDVKPANIMISKTGAVKVMDFGIARAVSDAGNSVTQTAAVIGTAQYLSPEQARGETVDARSDVYSLGCVLYELLTGEPPFVGDSPVAVAYQHVREDPVAPSKHNPEIPPGLDSVVLKALSKNPDNRYQNAAEMRADLMRVYQGEQPEAPKVLTDAERSTMLSTPSNTRAFPSPGPQTGPLPNQYEEPRRNPLSRWLVGLAALVVLTVIVTFAIILGNGPSRDVQVPDVTGKSQSDAVAALQNLGFKTKVQKNTSSKVAPDKVIDTDPAKGSTVSAGAEVTLNVSIGPESQQVPDCHGLSFGDAVKKLQSAGFKGTFTQSETKSLPEDKGRVMATNPPAGQYSAVTNNITIVVGKGPGEKPAPDLVGQNIDVALKNLPTYGFTAPPTVIPVPSPESKGQILSTNPPANTPFAEDGVIEIRVSNGGQFRMPNIMGKFWTDAEPMLYQAGWQGGGLTTEDVPSDGNNRARVVYQDPPAGAGAGYNGPIKLRFGAG
- a CDS encoding aminodeoxychorismate/anthranilate synthase component II — translated: MRILVVDNYDSFVFNLVQYLGQLGVDATVWRNDDARLADTDAVAADFDGVLISPGPGTPESAGASIAMVHSCAKTGTPLLGVCLGHQAIGVAFGGTVDRAPELLHGKTSTVEHEDAGVLRGLPNPFTATRYHSLTILPDTVPDGLRVIARTASGVIMGVMHTEYPIHGVQFHPESILTEGGHRMLANWLTYCGASLDEPLVRSLEAEVAAALNGVTGRVAALGG